The nucleotide window AGTCGGCCAGCAGAGTGTCCATGCTGGCGGCCAGCAAACCAATTACCTGCCCCTGATCATCGACCCGGGGCATGCTGCCATTGGCGTCGGAGCTGACAGTCACCCGCTCCAGGGACAGACCTTCCGCTTTCAGCTTCTTAATGGCCGCGACCACCGTCAGAGCATCGTCGCCGGGAAAAGCAAAAGAAGTCAGATCGATATTGCCGCCTGCCCGCAGGTAATCCACCGCTTCCAGAAACAAGCGGCGGTTGCGGTTCACATGGGTGACTACAATTTGGCGGATGGGGATTACCCGCTCTTCCACCAAACGCCGCACCGGCGCAAGTCCCTCCGGATCGTCGCCCAGATGCAGGTGCAAAAGCCCGGCCTTGCCGCTGAGCAAGCCGCCCAGACGGCAGGCGGCCGCCACGTCCTTCAGGGCCTGGTACCCGGCCTTGCTGGCCCGATGGTCGGACTGGGCAATTTCGCCGGCACCAAGCACCTTATCAATCAGGACCAGGTCCCGCTTGACGCTGCCGGTCAATGTCGGCGTCGGCAGGGCGTACGAGCCGGTGAGGATGTATGCGGTAATCCCCTCGGTCTCCAGGGCCAGAGCCTTGGCCAAGAGCGACTCCAGATGCCGGGTCACATCATCGGTGCCCAACATCCCCACCACGGTGGTGACGCCGCAGCGGACTATCTCGGAAAGCATCAGTTCCGGCACCCGGGTGTGGTAGCCGCCTTCACCGCCGCCACCGAGTATATGCACATGTTGATCAATTAACCCCGGCACAGCAATGCTCTTGGTGCCGCAGTCGATTATTTCCGACTCGAATCCGGCGAGGTTATTGGCCAAATCATGCCCGATGGCGATAACTTTTTCAGCGGCCACGAGAATTTCTGTAGCTTCCTCGCTCCCGGGCGCCAGACAGCTACCGACTTTGAGTAATTTTAGCATCGACATCTATTCCATCAGATAGCGATCAAACCACTGGGTAATTTCCTCTAAGCGACGAATCCGCGGCTTTGGTTTGCCGCTGCGGCTCAGTTCGTGGTTTTCACCCCGGAACATACAGAGCCGGGACTCTACCCCATGGAATTTCAGGGCCGTAAACATCTGGATTGCCTCGGGCACCCAGCAGCGATAATCCTCATCGGAGTGGATGAACAGGGTCGGCGTTTTCACCTTGTCGGCGTATTTTAGTGGCGAATGCTCCCACACCTTGTCAATGTCTTCCCAGGGTGTGGCTCCCACTTGGTCCGGCTCAAAGAAGTAGCCGATGTCGGAGACAAAGCCAAAGGACACCCAGTTGGAGATGCTGCGCTGGCTGGCTGCGGCCCGAAAGCGATCTGTATGACCGATAATCCAATTGGTCATAAAGCCGCCATAGGAGCCGCCGGTGACACCCAGGCGTTCGGCATCGATATCCGGGTAACGCTTAAGCACCTCATCGGTAAAGCGCATGATATCGTCATAATCAATCGTTCCGTATTTACCGCGAATATCGGCAAACTCATTGCCTTTGCCGTCGCCACCCCGAGGATTGCAGAAGAACACATAATAACCGGCGTTAGCCCAATATTGCATTTCGTGATAAAACACATCGCCATAGACAGTCTTGGGACCGCCATGAATATTGAGGATTGCCGGATACTTGCGGCCCTCCTCCTTGTCCACCGGCTCCATCACCCAGCCGTCTATCATCACCCCAGGGGAAGATTCAAAGCTGAAGTGCTTGGGTTCGGAAAGGGATTTCTCTGATGCGACCCAGTCATTAAAACGAGTGATTTGCTCTTCGTCGGAACCAGTGAACCGATAGAGTTCCTGCAGCTTCAGACCGCGCAGGGCGATGAACAAAATCTCGCCGTCATGAATTGCATAGGAATCCACCGAGCCAGTGGCACTAGTGATTCGCTCGATCTTCCCGTCAATATCAATCCGATTGATGTACGAGCTAAAATCTTCGGTGGTCATAAAGTAAAGATAGCCGTTGTCCACCCGCACCGGCTGTCCGCCGCCAAAACGGCAATCGGAGCCCACCGAGTTCCAGGTGCTCTGTTCAAAATCCGGGGTCAGCAGCTGTCGCTGACCGGATTTTACATCAACAATATGGAAACGGGCGTTTTCATTGATGCCATGGCGCTCCATTTCGTTGGCAAGGCAAATCAGTTTGTCTTCCCGGATAAACTGGGCAGCATTATAGGTTATCTTCTCGTCTTCCGGTGTCAACCGACGCAGCGATTTTTCATCAATGTCCAGGATGTAGAGGGTATTTTGCCGCTCCATACGCCCGGTATACTCCTGACCGATGAGCACGGCTTTGGTTCTCGCTTCATTTAATTGCAAACTATAGACCTGAAGTTTATCGTTGGTCAGAGCCTCATATTGCCGACTGGCGCTGTCGTATAGATAGACCCGGTTTCTGTTTTTGCTCACAAACCCTTCGCCATTACTCCAGA belongs to Bacillota bacterium and includes:
- a CDS encoding S9 family peptidase, with the translated sequence MEKLKLDDFTRYHFLSGIEFSPDGEHVCFAAHRANLDKNNYDSNLWIYNVKTDRYFQLTAFDQERGFIWLDDGEHILFPGIRKSQDKDKQAGGEVLTVFYKISIHGGEAREAFRLPLPVKSIRQVDSTRFLVTATYNPNRPDLDGMSEADKAAELKRRKEEKDYEVVEEIPFWSNGEGFVSKNRNRVYLYDSASRQYEALTNDKLQVYSLQLNEARTKAVLIGQEYTGRMERQNTLYILDIDEKSLRRLTPEDEKITYNAAQFIREDKLICLANEMERHGINENARFHIVDVKSGQRQLLTPDFEQSTWNSVGSDCRFGGGQPVRVDNGYLYFMTTEDFSSYINRIDIDGKIERITSATGSVDSYAIHDGEILFIALRGLKLQELYRFTGSDEEQITRFNDWVASEKSLSEPKHFSFESSPGVMIDGWVMEPVDKEEGRKYPAILNIHGGPKTVYGDVFYHEMQYWANAGYYVFFCNPRGGDGKGNEFADIRGKYGTIDYDDIMRFTDEVLKRYPDIDAERLGVTGGSYGGFMTNWIIGHTDRFRAAASQRSISNWVSFGFVSDIGYFFEPDQVGATPWEDIDKVWEHSPLKYADKVKTPTLFIHSDEDYRCWVPEAIQMFTALKFHGVESRLCMFRGENHELSRSGKPKPRIRRLEEITQWFDRYLME
- a CDS encoding beta-aspartyl-peptidase, with translation MSMLKLLKVGSCLAPGSEEATEILVAAEKVIAIGHDLANNLAGFESEIIDCGTKSIAVPGLIDQHVHILGGGGEGGYHTRVPELMLSEIVRCGVTTVVGMLGTDDVTRHLESLLAKALALETEGITAYILTGSYALPTPTLTGSVKRDLVLIDKVLGAGEIAQSDHRASKAGYQALKDVAAACRLGGLLSGKAGLLHLHLGDDPEGLAPVRRLVEERVIPIRQIVVTHVNRNRRLFLEAVDYLRAGGNIDLTSFAFPGDDALTVVAAIKKLKAEGLSLERVTVSSDANGSMPRVDDQGQVIGLLAASMDTLLADLQALYREEVLDLKELLALVTTNPARLLGLPHKGTLTVGADADITVFDSELNVNHVLARGQVMVAAGAVVKKGTFE